The following is a genomic window from Branchiostoma lanceolatum isolate klBraLanc5 chromosome 10, klBraLanc5.hap2, whole genome shotgun sequence.
TCCGGTACTCTAACCCCTCCATTCTACACATTCAAATTCGACGTTCAGTGAAAGAATTCGATGTGAAGAAATAGCAAATAATTAGAAATTAGTGAAAGCTACAAACAACTTACCTACACGAGACTTGTCGAAACCATTTGATGTTTCCACccaatgtttttgtttcctcACCTTAAGTTGTTACAAACACCACGTCTCCAAGACGGCTTGTTCGCCCTAACGACCCATCGAGCGCCGCACTCCACGTCGTCTTACCTCTCGGCGTCTCCAGGGCAACAAGCCACTCCAAGAcgtcttgacctttgaccccacgCACACTTAAGACAAGGATGTTGTCTCAGGAGTTCTTAGCCACTCATCGAGGCGGGAAGGAGACTTGAACACCTCTCGTCTTACATCGTCTGGCAGAGATTGATGTAATTTCCACCACGCTTGATCTGATAAACAAAGCCAGTTGAAACTTAAGATGTACATAACAATTCTTACAATGTTTggcaaagaaaaataaagaaaacatatttAGATACATGAATTTAGAAACGgcgctacatgtatacacatatatCATACCGTATATCTTCTATACAGTTTCACACACGGACCAGTCCTATATTAAGTTTTTGATTTTGAGACGGAATAATTCTTACAATGTGCGCCtacaagaaaaatgtacagaTAATATCATTTAGAAATTCTCATATACACACGTTTTCACATTGAGCTTTTACAATTCACCGTCTGGAATGATCCGTGGTCGCACGAAGCTTGTTACGTCTGAACATAATCCTTTTCCATAGCTGTACCATTCAATGTAGCGTCTCTATAAGAACCGTTCCGCTACGGCTGCAGTGCTGCACCAGTAAGTAAAATAACGAAAACATGTATAGATATTTAGACAATGTGCTGTATTTTGTATACAGTTGTCTGACTATTCCTCCCACGTAGCTTCATTACGGCTACATGAACTATTCCCTGTCTTTGAAAGCGTAACAAGCTAGAACTTCGAAGATTCAAGGTAACAGAAAGTAATAATACTTCTTAGCTTTGGCAGATGTTCAGCAGGCAAATTAAATTCTGACTTTAATGCGGTGTCACATATGTCTTTGTCATCATGGTGCTTTGTACTAGCTGGCGGGGCAGCCATGGATTTTGTTCTCTCTCATATAACCGAACGAATAAGATAATATCTATTAGATAACGGTTTTCTTATTACCTCAATAAAAATGGGGGTATAGTTTTGGGAACGTGGACGTGTGTAGTTACGGTGGAAAATCTCAAGAACAGTTCAAGCGATTGAGATGATATATGTATTTGATATGTAAGTAGGCGTTGTAAGCCTGACGTTGCAAGTTGACTTTGAGCCTCCTGGTGGCCatacttggtactgcagcagaactagGACGTCTGGTTTTTCTATCCGTGGTCCTGGATATGCTGTGGTCTTCTTGTTTTGTACATCACTCTTTGCTTGTTGGGTACTGGTTCTAAGGTGAAGGTTCCTCAACTAAAGCGGCGAAGGGAACGGACTAAACCTCAGCATTTGTGGTTCAAGTATTCTTACGAAAATGTGTTGGGAGTCAAGAGCGAACTTGATACACGTTCTTACATTGGAACTCATGTGCAAGAGTTGTTCACGGACGACACGGTACGCACGTTTGTAGCTAAGGAGGGTTTTGTCGCTAGGACCGTGGCACGCTTTAACACAACGACGGAAAATTCAGATTGGAGTCCATTTCATttttacctcaatgaaaaatgaaggtattgttttgtgtttgtctgtctgtgtttttgtgtttctaCACATTTGAGGTAGCATAACGTAAGATGGTCTAGATCtagttgtgatgatatttgatacgtgggtaggtcttgtGAAGACGAAAggcaaggtcgattttgggccacctagcagcttttgtgtgaccttggtactggaGCAGAACCTCCGGTGTTTGTATCTCTTGttatggacatgctatgatttTAATTTTTGGGCGACAGATAGCttctaatgtaagaaaaaagtggtgtaggtttggacccccttgCAGCTTGCTTTTGTTATGAAAATACGATTACTACACTCGCTTCTTCAATATTCTCAGTCTTAGACTCGTTTCAAGTGCTCAGAAGTTTGATTTGTCCATCTCGAATGATTTCGTTACATCTTTTTGGcatctgtttttttattttatttttattctagGCTTCATACGCAAATGTGTCGCACAAAGGGAAAATCTGCGAGAAATTCGCAAAGTAGTCGCAACCAGAGGCGGCCCAGTgagagatacccgctttagggAACTCGGTGAAGTTATTAGAGCTGACTTCACAGACACAAACTCGCAGAACTAATGGGAAAAGTTTCCTCGCCGCGAGCAGCTCACCTGAATAGACCAACCTTCAAACCAAACATCAAGGGACGGGCGACACGGGACTGTGTGTTCGTCTCTAATTACAACCGCTGTCGCCGACAATCCCGGCAAAAATAAATCTGCTTTTGGACGCTCTTTATCTTTTCTGCGCGGCTTGCGGGGCGAACGCAGCGCGAGGCTCGCACAATGCACCCTAACGAACGGGCTAATTGGTTAACTACGGAACCAGCAGACAGACGCAGGTTCTGGGCGCGTGGCCGGAAAACATCGTCAAGCGGACAAAAAACCTTCGTCATGGCGTGTAACCCTATCCGCAGCACTGCTATAGCATATAGAAACTACAAACGTACAAAACAACCATAAAGACGCCCCGACCCCCGGTTTTTAGCAGTCTGCTGATCTGGTCCGGGCTTCACTCGCACACTGGTCTGCTCCGTGGCGCAGTTCGGGCTCCACACTTCTTCAGAGTAAGAATAACGTACTTCTGTCCGGTAAGGGAGCTTCTTTTTCGTTCTCCAAGTTTAGATCACATAGTTTATCCCTTTGCGAAGGAAAACGTATTGTTATTCGTAGTGAATTGGGAGGTAATGTATTTTATTTAAAAGATTTGAAAACGCGTTCTACCTAGATCCTGCGAACTATGGAAGAATGAAACCTGTCCGGCCATGAAATACGCGCACAGGCCTCTTCTTCATTAGAAGAGAAAAACGCACCATGTGAGCAAATAATGCTTGGAGATGATATGTGCAGGGCTTAGCTAAGTTCTAAAGTCGTTAAATATATGACTGAATCAGTTCCAGCGAAACTGATGTGTTACCCTGAATGACAGCACTACTAGCTGGTCCTGAGCCTCTTTTTTTGAGCGGCTTGTTAAGTCGATtgtatattcagcaccaaggacagaaccgAAACATCATTCAGATGAGTAAAGATAGAGCAGTTATCTTCTGATGAGATTAAGAATGATGCTTTTTCGTGTTGCTGTTAATGCTGTATTTACTCCGTGCAAGGCCAAGAGACCACTTTTGGCGCTGAACTAAGTTAATGGGAGATATAGggtactactagtattatagCCCGCTAGGAGTTGATGGTGAACGTTGGATTGAAGGTTGTGGATTTGATTCGTGGAGAGAGTTCTatgtaagagagagagagaaagagagagagagctcagtaatatttctgtatctgtatctgtatctatatagccggtataaccgccattaggcgtaacacaccagcttcgcaggcacgcggcgcggcagctggttatattacaccgaacggtctgttatacctagtctttgcatatccgactgcaaccgttctttaacgctacttagtgaagatgctcctacagtatttgatgacaacgagttccattctactatggtgcTCGGAAAATAAGATTtgttgaacacatcaatccttggctgataactccggTATTTCCGTCCGTAGAAATAAGCTTTTGCTGTATTTCGGCTCGCGTTTTTCAGGCAAAGCACACCGTGTCAACCCGACTCTTTTCCATACGTGCGTGTTGCGGTCTTTTGCACGTAGTCGTTTTATAACGTCTCCTCCGAAAGATACGTACTTGCAAGCCGTAACTAGCTCTGGATCCGCGGAATATGGCAAAGCAGTGGGGTCTTTTCCCGCTCACGCCACGGTGGCAACTTGAGTCTGTTATGCCAGGTTCATGAAGTCCAGTCAACAAACCCTCTGACAAACAGACGTTTTTCAATACTCATATCAAAGTTTGATATCGCAAAGCTGCAGTATTCAGCCTTTCCTTCCTGTCTGATAAAAGCCGTCATCAAGGGAAATTACGTAACATCTAGGATCTAATGTTTATCCGTTGTATATTCAATATATTCTAACCAGGAGAGAAGCTCTGTTcatgaaaaaattatgataaacTCGTAAGATGCACCAAAAAAATAACGTTACGCTTGTCACTTTGAATTGAAAATGTCGCTTTTACCAGTTTTACGGTCAACGTATTAGAAGGCATTTCTTCATACGGAAAAGCGTATAATGTCATTTGAAATAGTGTGCCTTTTCTCTGTTATAGCAATGCATCTTTGTTTCCGTTATGACCCGTCTACTAATTTTGACGTGTATCATACAAATTGTTTGAGAATCAGAGGTTTGGGATGCTGGTTTGCCACCAATACGTCCGtttgaattgtgtttttttgcgCCTTTGCGATTGTAGCCCTAATATGATTACATATCCCGTGCTTGAGGAGCGACACACCCCGAACACTGCTAGCTGTATCGgcccatcccggtgtgagtggatcaaaccttgcagtccgttcttacacagcttgtacttactgtacaaaactggtgtgttacgcttaaAGGCCTTTTtccggttatgcaaaacaaacaaatatcatCTAGAAACCAGAGGCTAATTGTGAAACATGGTCATGGAAAGCTGTAATAAGAGGAGAAAGGGGCCGGTAACTTCCAGAAGCTCCAAGGAATAAGACTTTTAGCCATTGTTGCTTGTACATACGTGTAGCTGCGTACCTACAAAGATGCTCTGTAATTCGAGCTTCCAGCAAGTTCTAGAAAAGCGACATTTGAAATGCCTCCCGTTTCAGGCTAAACACATGGCGGCTGACGCACAGGTGACGTCACGGGCGGTGATTGTGTCAATTTTACTAGTCTCCATGGTGACCAGTCATCTCGCCGCACACGTCGTGAGCTGCGCGGTTCCCGCCCAAACGGACAACCAGCCTCTATATGAAGGTAGCACTATCGCTCATGTGATATGTCGAAAGACAGTAATACTAGCTGAGTAAGCTTTAGTTTTGGCTTTGTTATAAGCTGATCACGTCCGAAATAATAATATCGGGCTGGTATAACATAGGATACTGGAGATTCTGTTTACACAACCATTacatctcacctgctgacgtttcggtgtctgtcagacgccttcttcagagcttctcttagccacgtttgggacaatGTTCTCACCGCGAAAGCGCCACCtgcttcggctacttatagcggcgagaagcgaAAATCCattcagaagctctgaggaaggtttttgacagacaccgaaacgtcagcaggtgagatgtACTGGTTGCGTAAAAAGGAATCTCCGATATCCCAAGCTGATaatatgttcagcaccaaggacagggctagCCGGCTCACAAATCAGTTCAAATGAAATTAGATCTGAATCAAGTGTTGCATCTCTGATTGCCTAGTATGTTCTACTTGAAATAAAGTCGTATTCttatggttaccttcacagaagggtaaccatattgtttttgctcgtttcttcttcctcttctccgcacaaatagggtcaacgacctgaaccagacggctgacaccatggttactggtaaacatcaTGGTGttccattacataatgtagcaacacgCATCTTAGTCTTCTTCTCCCCACagatagggtcaacgacctgaaccagacggctctcaccatggttactggtaaacatcaTGGTGttccattacataatgtagcaacaagCTTTAGAGGGGGCTGCTCACCATATATTCAATGTGTTTGAGTTAAAGAatgaacagagcagtagtttgtaaggcttacaacatgtgaaggtaaccataatgtatttgctggcaaatgttacatGGTCTAGTTTCTTGTTAATTTTGCTTCCAGATGTCACAAACCCGAAACCCTTTGCACTGGATGTGCAGGAGCCGATCCTCGAGGCGCTGTCCGAAAGTCACCCCCGGCAGCCCGCGGGACAGCCTGCCGCCCGCCGGCCCCTACTCATCCGCCTGCCCTGGCCTCTGGCGCGCGCCCTCAGCAAGCGGGGCAGGAAACCGCCCAACATGAACTCCTGGGGGCAGCCGTGGGGCAAGCGGGACCTGAGGAAACCTCCCAACATGAACTCCTGGGGGCAACCGTGGGGCAAGCGGGACCGCAGTCTCACGGACTGAACTTACCGAGACACTGTCAGGAACATTCGGCCACCTCAGAACCTGTATTTGAGTTTATGGCAGGGAAAAAGAACCCATATGCCTACTAGTATCAAAGAGAACCCTCTCCTGTATATTTGATGACGAAAAAGTTACATAGAATACTATGGATACACTGTAGGATTGTATAAGAAAAATTaagaagatttctgcatttaagaTGCAATCTTCATAAAGATCTAGATATACTGAGCTTAGCGACCCTCACTTAAACATGATTCCTATTAAAAAGCGTCTTTCGCACACTTTAGGCAGATCGAAAACAAATAGAATACGAGTTACATTGTGGTTTTACCGGTGTATACACGTATTTTTACTGTATCGGATTGAAGTTCAGGGTCAAACGGTCACTTAAGAATCCGTATTTTAGACAGATTGTGCACGACTGTTAAAGACTAACGTTACAAGTGTATCTATCTTCTGCAATTAAATACACATACCTACAAAGTTTATGTAGCAAATACTTAGTACATTGTGCAAATGATCCATCCTCTGTCAAAAGAGATGTACTTTTCTGAGGCCTATGTGTAAGAGGAAACCGTTGCAGCGCAACACAGTGCCAGTTGTGGAAAGACTCTCTGGGATAGTATAGTATGTAGTACCACAATTTTTCCTTGCACATTATAATGGGCCGGAACCATTCCATGTAACATATAGTTGTAACCGGCGGAACGTTAACTGAATAAAATAACCCGTCCTGTTGGGCATGGGGTTTACCTACCACCACTCCTCGTACACTCTTTCCTTTAGGCCATGCCAATAAAATTTGTTGGTTTTGCTGCTTCATTCATTTACTTGTGTGATTTCAAAAATGAGGaaaacattgaccattttttATCACTATTATCCTACAATAGGGACCGTTATACTTGTAGACTACAAAAGACTGGAGAAGTTGATTTTTTACTGAGGTCCAAACAGAGATGGGCGAAAAAAATGTGACTTTTAAGAAAGGGTGCaaacaaatgtaataaaaagaaacacacacacacacacaaacaaacaaacaatgggaagACAAGATTAACTGGCAACAAAAACATCAGACTTTTATTGGTATGACATAATAGATTCCTATATAACACTGGCATGAAAGTCTGGCAATATAAATCTACACATACAATCTCACAAAGACATCTCAGTCGACTATCCAGGCTACTGGATTCTAAACCAGTTGTGTCGTTCAGTTGTGCACACAACGTTAATCTCAAAATGTACAAAGCAGCCACCAACGAATATCTATATCAAATGTACTAAATTTCCCAAATAAGTCTTCCTTTCTTGTCACATAACACCCAGAGTATAATCTCACACATTTCTATCACACCTGTGATATTCATATCACTTTTGTCATGGGGCTACATCATTGCAATAAGGAAACACATAATTTTTATCAGTATAATTCCTGACGTTTTTGATAATAATGTCTGACAGAATCTGAAAGGGTCACAAAGTCGACTTAAGGAAATATGGTCAAGAAGCAGCAACCTGAAATTAAATCACAATCTCAATACATAGAaataacaatactgtaaattcctgAAACCATGTGTCACATAGAATTGGTACAAGCTGCATTGCAAAATACTCATATGACAGCATAATAGCAGCAATAGTAACAAATTAACCTCTCTGCTGCCTGACCCAATGGGAATTGAGAGCCAAAtagctactttagtgtgctaaaggttaagcacAAATTAACACTGAGTAAAATACCTATCCGTAAAACTTGTAGTCAAAACCATAATACTATAGCAGCCTTTCACCTACTCATTCCTAAACTGTCCTGTTTCTGATTGACAACGCTGAGAGTATCAAGGATCAAGCAGCAAAGGAAGACACTGACTAACGGAACAATGATATTATCAACATACACTCTACATCGTATTTGGCAGACCTGTTTGGAATACTGCATGATTGTTTGGAATATGAACACACATtgaaataacaataataataatgctAAGCACCTTGTAATTTTTGACACCACGTCATCCCGACAACACCTTTTTCACTTCTAAATGTAGTTGATATTAACCTGATAACCCTAAactagtttatttatttatttattcatctttagggtagtcccttcagctgactcagcagctgatttccaagggagcccttacatacAGATGATAAATAAAGgtcataaaatgataattaaACATAGGAATAGTACAGAACAAACTCAATATAACAAATTTAACTCAACCCTAAGGCCACAGAAATTAATTTCCTTGTTTCTCAGACATTGCAAAGCAATACATCTAGCAAGAGGAGTACATGAAAATAGAAGGAAAACTATTTTCATTCCCTGAAACtgggtggggtcgtgtggcgcaacggcagggttttcggcccagaacccaactGTTCCACCCATGGTTTGGGTCCCTTgacgccactgatgttgtgcccttcggtaaggcactttacacgactttcctcaccccacccaggtgtaaaaaacgagtatatcatgtgtgggtcacgacaacATCAATAGCCgcttgtgtcccacatgtattgtactgttgcaattctaataaattcaaatttgacattcaaactgtgtgtaccaaggtacagactttctcttCAGACTCTGTTTCCATGTTGATCTACCAATTTACTTTATTTTAAATCTGAAAACCAACAAactaaattgttgtggccttactTATACACAATATGCAAACATGTAGCCCTAACCCGAAAGTCAACCTTCACCCTTCTCACTTATTTCAAAACCTCCCTCTGCATTGTTCTGTGCGACTTCCGTCGTCTGTGTAGATACACCGACAGGTTTAACCGTAGCCGACGCAGCCTTACTCCCTGGAGCCAACAGGACTGTCTTATTCACCGTCGTGTAGCGCGTCTTAACCCCCGTGGGAGGGACCTTGGGTAACGCTGAGCCTTTCGGGGGCGGAGAAGCGGCAAACTTGAGGATCCCGGGTTTGAATGTTGACCTTCGTCCGTCTGGAGCCGTTGTTTTGGACGTAGTGTCTTGTGTGGCTGATGATGCAGCAGATTTGGTGCTGGTGGGCTGTGTGTTTTTAACACTATTTGGTGCTGTGGTGGTGGGTTGTGTGTTTTTAACACTGTTTGGTGCTGTGGTGGTGGCTTTAGGGTCGGTGGAGCTGTTTTCAGGTGCGCTCCCGTCACCGGAGGGCTTGGTGACAGGTCTTCTTCTGGGAGGAGCCGCACTTTTGGTCTTCCTTGGTGTGAACTGAAAAATAGGACATTATTTTTAATGAGGAACACATTACAAATGATGTTACAAAATTAATGATGCTTTGTTGTGTTACTTTAACGGTGACGTCGTCTTCTCAAAGATGAGAAAAGCAGCTCATCATCCTCTTAAAAGTTCAGGGCCTCTGCCCCCCGTGCAGGAGGTATCTTGGGTAGGTGCAGGGTGCGATTAACTTAAAGTAACTGACCTATGACCTGTACTGACTTGACCTTTACTGACCCATGACCTGTGACCTGGGGATCGGGGCCTCTGCCCCCGTGCAGGAGGTATCTTCGGTAGGTGCAGGTTGAGGTAACTGACCTATGACCTGTACTGACTTGACCTTTACTGACCCATGACCTgtactgacctgtgacctgggGATCGGGGCCTCTGCCCCCCGTGCAGGAGGTATCTTGGGTAGGTGCAGGTTGAGGTTAAAGTAACTGACCTATGACTGACATATGACCTTAATTGACCCATGACCTgtactgacctgtgacctgggGATCGGGGCCTCTGCCCCCCGTGCAGGAGGAATCTTGGGCATGTGCAGGGTGGGGTCGCCGTTGTAGATGACCTGGAAGTTCTTCATGCTGGTGAGCGGCAGGATGGACTGGTTCTTACGGCTCTTCTCaaacgtctcaagactcacgcctgaaaatgacataaaaagaCATTAAAATGGCATAATATTATGTCCAACCTGTATCAGAGCATTATTACATGTAAGAGAGATAAATTGCGAAATAATGAGGAAAGGATCATTTAGAATTTTTGAAATTAAGTAATGAATGAACTTGATTGCAAAACAACATTGCAAACAACACCAACAATAAAGACTTACACTTTTAATTTTCATGACTAAAAATTAAGAGGAATCACTATCAACGTCCAACAGTACATGACATGTTGTACTTACGGACGGTCTCCTCCACCAGAGGGGGTATCATGTCCTGTAGAACCTCACAGTTGGTGTGCAGGGCAGGGTTCACGTTAATCTCTAACAGATACACCTGAGTGGTAAAATAACACAGTAAATCATGGGGGTTAAACTTGACTACTTCTATATGTCTGGTCAAGAGTGGATTGATGACTGCACTCATACTCATACTCAAACTAACTCTTCGCACAGTGCTGCTTACAAGGTGTTGATCTATCTAACAGACACACCCGTGGAAACCATTGGTATTCATTTGCCTCCATTATGTTTGGTCTCTGTGAAGAATGGAATGATGGGCTGACACCTTTATGATACACTAACTTTGGTACTACAAGAGATTGTTTAAAATGAAAAACCATGACGCTTTATTTTGATGGGAATTACAGTAAAGCAGTAACTTACTGATCAAAACTAATACAGCACAGTCACCAGGTTTTTCCTGGAGAAatctttaagttttttttcttaagagTCTTAGAAGGAGAGCGATCGGGTGACTTCCTTTTAGTTGATGTGTAGGAGCTAGTCATAAGGTACAATGTAAGAGAAGTGCTAAAAAGCCCCAGACTTTACACTTTACACATTGAAAGGctgttttgtctgtttcttGTCACCTTGGGTTCAAAAAGACATCATTGAGCATATTTAGTGCCACAGGGCGTCGAGACATGCGTGCGTCATTCATTCAAAGACTACGCAACATCTTCATGACACGAGGGACCACAAAATTATAAGCATAACGTCACGGGAGTAGTAAAAAATTGTTAAGGCTTTGCAGAATAGATGATACTAGCATATTTCATTCTCTCACTGTGCATTTTAAGTGGGCGAAGTTGCATTACATACAAAAGTCACGGATACTAGCAGCTGACTCAGAAGTAGCCCTCTGCTGATCATTTTCAAGGTCAAATTAATTCCAAGGTCAAAAAGGTAAAGAGCTTGAAAAGGCTGTTCATTATCTACCAACCTCTTTCAACATTCCGCTCATAATAGGACTCAAAGTCTTTCAGAAATAATCGCCTAATGGCAACTTATGTATTCTTGTTCAAATTGTAAAATTCCTTAAGGAAAACTTGTCCTTGACCCTTCAGGACTGACCTTCATGTCTTCATCCAGGAGGAAGTCGAAGCCGTAGAGGTCAAAGTAGCCGAGGCGACACTGGATCTTGTGCCTGACGCTGTGGAAGCAGTGGAGCATGATGTCCTTCATTCGGCGCTGTGAAacacacaaaagaaaacagttatCATTAGTATGACTGGTTTGTAGTGTTATCATCTATTCAGTACCCCAGAGAGTTATACACTGGATCTTGTGCATGACACTGTGGAAGCAGTGCAGCATGATGTCCTTCATACTGCGCTGGAAAAGTTAACACACAACAGGAAATGGTTATAACACCAGTCAGTTTAAATCGAGAAGTACAGTTTCCGGATTCGAAGGCAGCTAGAACCTCCCTGACTGAAATCCctagttttcaacttttttttccctgGATGTACAGGAAACTTTTACATACCATttcaaagattatgttgtcttcattattaggttgtttttttattgccatAGTGTATAAACTTATCGATATATTTGAAGTTAAAAATTGCTTAGACCGCAGGGTAGAAAGAGTTTCCCCAGGCTTATGAAGTTTCCCCCCAGACTTGGTGAGTTAGACCGCGGGGCTGACAGACCAGCCTGCATGTAGACTGCATTACATACAGCACCATGAAAGTGActgaattaatcagaaatcacaCCTGGCCAGCCTGTGTAATTAGCACATATATgataaattctatgaaaagtctAAGCAAGGGGGATAGGCCGCGGTCCTGAACAGAACCCCACATACTAAAATAAACGTAGAAGGGGCTGATAGTTAGGTCCTCAGAACTGAACACAGCTGAGCCACTTTCCAATAgttgtgcattattttttgCTCTACAGAAAACTGAGATTATATTACCTTGGACTGATTTCAGAAAGAGCATATTATCCAGCTATTAAAGTTGAAGACCTACATTGATAGGTAAACAAGAATCATGTGGGATTTTAGGCTTTGGGAAGTAGGACAAATCATACCATCTCTTATAGAATATGCCAACTGCTTTATTTGGCAGAGTCTGACCTGCAGCCATGGCCAGGCATGACTATTGTCAACTGTGGAAAAATATGTCTTAGAATGTTTGATAAGTTaactgttgacaaatgtgttaatcaaacttgtaatgtaacaaattgattttatactgaaacaaattcacacactCAGGTGGAAAAGCACTTTATGTGCCTTCCTTGTTGCAAGAAAGAGGGGAAGTAAAATACCTCTTGGGTAGGACGTAACTAAGTAAAAGCAAGGAGgacctatataaaacctccttggtaaaagcaGAGGTCCTGTGAAAGCTAAAAAtactgatttttcttttttttagattgacaGTTCAGCTTAGCTGTCCATCATTTAGGCACGTACAGCTAAGTTTGATGGGAGCACTGTGCACCCAAGAAAACATCTCCAGACATTATTAGCtaattttaaagtaaatgcCAGTGctctaggaaggaaggaattctTAGGAAGTTAAATCAAG
Proteins encoded in this region:
- the LOC136443479 gene encoding uncharacterized protein, producing MAADAQVTSRAVIVSILLVSMVTSHLAAHVVSCAVPAQTDNQPLYEDVTNPKPFALDVQEPILEALSESHPRQPAGQPAARRPLLIRLPWPLARALSKRGRKPPNMNSWGQPWGKRDLRKPPNMNSWGQPWGKRDRSLTD